One segment of Candidatus Atribacteria bacterium ADurb.Bin276 DNA contains the following:
- a CDS encoding Divergent polysaccharide deacetylase, which yields MKKKKMSPSKTVFWVLITSILLCSAVLIYELQQDGVLNNKYIALAKVIPSQQDRWLSLFLFHEMNNLFPDLAVQIIENPETGKSWKVMMKDVPEYHREEISNRLQAIFNVLFGFGFYGEKRTLNEKDVYFLFRDLMPWFTLEVYFQPLYQVAIVIDDLGYNRTNAELFLKLPQKITYAVFPHLPFSRSLGEKFSEYGKEILIHLPMEALDNEQNNNEPLILKTGDDEARVNDIIKKAIVNLPTARGLNNHKGSKATQDPKLMRRLMLVLKNSNLLFLDSVTSDQSKAFDIAQEVGLLSFRRDIFIDGNTSVEYIQQKLWDAVSIAKKRGYSIAIGHVKSETYQALESFFHSFNDPEVEFVFLSELVQPSKRKSQNTP from the coding sequence ATGAAAAAGAAGAAAATGTCTCCGAGTAAAACTGTATTTTGGGTGTTAATAACATCGATCTTGCTTTGTTCAGCAGTATTAATTTATGAACTCCAGCAAGATGGGGTGCTTAACAATAAATATATTGCTCTGGCAAAAGTTATTCCTTCCCAGCAAGACCGTTGGCTTTCGTTATTCCTTTTCCATGAAATGAATAACCTTTTTCCCGACCTTGCTGTCCAAATTATAGAAAATCCTGAAACGGGAAAATCTTGGAAAGTTATGATGAAGGATGTTCCAGAATATCACCGTGAAGAGATATCTAATCGACTTCAGGCAATTTTTAATGTACTTTTTGGTTTTGGATTTTATGGTGAAAAGAGAACTCTCAATGAAAAAGATGTCTATTTTCTTTTTCGAGATCTGATGCCTTGGTTTACCTTGGAGGTTTACTTTCAGCCTCTCTATCAGGTGGCGATTGTGATTGATGATTTAGGTTACAATCGAACCAATGCCGAGCTCTTTTTAAAACTTCCCCAAAAGATAACCTATGCAGTTTTCCCCCATCTTCCATTCAGCCGTTCTTTGGGGGAGAAGTTTAGTGAATATGGAAAAGAAATATTGATTCATCTTCCCATGGAAGCCTTGGATAATGAACAAAATAATAATGAACCTTTGATATTGAAGACCGGAGACGATGAGGCCCGGGTTAATGATATTATAAAAAAGGCCATTGTAAATCTACCAACAGCACGAGGACTTAATAATCATAAAGGTTCAAAGGCTACCCAGGACCCAAAACTGATGCGAAGGCTTATGCTGGTTCTAAAAAACTCCAATCTTTTATTCTTAGATAGCGTAACCAGTGATCAATCAAAGGCTTTTGATATTGCTCAAGAGGTTGGACTCCTTTCTTTTCGAAGGGATATTTTTATTGATGGGAATACCTCGGTTGAATATATTCAACAAAAACTTTGGGATGCAGTATCAATAGCTAAAAAAAGAGGATATTCAATTGCTATTGGTCATGTGAAGTCGGAAACTTATCAGGCTTTGGAATCTTTCTTCCATTCTTTCAATGACCCAGAAGTAGAGTTTGTTTTTCTTTCAGAATTAGTTCAACCAAGCAAGAGGAAGAGCCAGAACACTCCTTAG
- the gltX gene encoding Glutamate--tRNA ligase has protein sequence MEKTVRVRFAPSPTGFLHLGGARTSLFNWAYARKTGGVFVLRIEDTDVARSTDESVEVILDSLKWLGFNWDEGPGVDGPYKPYYQSMRLFFYQEQIQKLLQTGKAYRCFCSAEELAERREKTMAEGKNWRYDRKCLQLSPAEVETRLSQGASSVIRFFIPEGETSFIDMLRGDVIFNNVELDDFVLLKSDGMPTYNFACVVDDAYMKITHVIRGDDHISNTPRQVLLYKALGFPVPQYAHIPMILGKDKTRLSKRHGSPSVTYYRDKGYLPDAMVNYLARLSWASGEEEKEIFTRQEIIERFSLDQVSKHSAVFDLDKLNWMNSVYIREADQSTLVQILVEILIREQVIKPNAVTPDFTHYCEKIVAVMRERMKYVGQITEDARYFFTDDFEYDWIAFDKVLMNEGAEDRLVLCREEFKELDELTVEATEDVIRNLSEKQNIKAAQFIHPLRMAISGVKGGPGLFELLEILGKEKVLFRIDRTLNQIKIRKQSGN, from the coding sequence ATGGAAAAAACGGTTAGAGTACGGTTTGCCCCCAGCCCTACTGGGTTTCTTCATTTAGGGGGTGCCCGAACTTCACTATTTAATTGGGCATATGCGAGGAAAACCGGTGGAGTGTTTGTCCTCCGTATTGAAGATACCGATGTTGCCCGCTCCACAGATGAATCAGTGGAGGTTATACTGGATAGTTTAAAATGGCTTGGCTTTAATTGGGATGAAGGCCCAGGAGTTGATGGTCCTTATAAACCTTATTATCAAAGTATGAGGTTGTTTTTTTATCAAGAGCAGATACAAAAATTATTACAAACCGGGAAAGCCTATCGGTGTTTTTGCTCTGCTGAAGAGTTGGCTGAACGTCGAGAAAAAACAATGGCAGAAGGAAAAAATTGGCGTTACGATCGCAAATGTCTTCAGCTATCACCAGCAGAAGTTGAAACCCGGTTGAGTCAGGGAGCGAGTTCGGTGATTCGTTTTTTCATCCCCGAAGGAGAAACGTCTTTTATTGACATGCTTCGAGGTGATGTGATCTTCAACAATGTCGAACTGGATGATTTTGTTCTTTTAAAATCGGATGGGATGCCGACTTATAATTTTGCTTGCGTAGTTGACGATGCATATATGAAGATTACTCATGTGATAAGAGGAGATGACCATATCTCCAACACCCCTCGTCAGGTTCTTCTTTATAAAGCGTTAGGATTTCCGGTACCTCAATATGCTCATATACCGATGATACTTGGAAAAGATAAAACCCGATTAAGCAAGCGGCATGGCTCCCCATCGGTTACTTATTATCGGGATAAAGGGTATCTCCCTGATGCTATGGTCAATTACTTAGCCCGATTAAGCTGGGCTTCAGGGGAAGAAGAGAAAGAAATATTTACCCGTCAGGAAATCATCGAAAGATTCTCTTTAGATCAAGTGAGCAAACATTCGGCGGTTTTTGATCTGGATAAACTGAATTGGATGAACAGCGTTTATATTCGGGAAGCCGATCAATCAACATTGGTTCAAATATTAGTGGAGATTTTAATTCGGGAACAAGTCATTAAACCGAATGCAGTAACCCCAGATTTTACTCATTATTGTGAAAAAATTGTTGCTGTTATGCGGGAGCGTATGAAGTATGTGGGGCAAATAACCGAAGATGCCAGGTATTTTTTTACTGATGACTTTGAGTATGATTGGATAGCTTTTGATAAGGTATTGATGAATGAAGGCGCCGAAGATCGATTGGTTCTCTGTCGAGAAGAGTTTAAAGAACTTGATGAATTAACTGTTGAAGCCACTGAAGATGTGATCAGAAATTTATCTGAAAAACAAAATATAAAAGCCGCTCAATTTATTCACCCTCTGCGTATGGCAATTTCTGGAGTGAAGGGAGGGCCTGGACTTTTTGAACTCTTGGAAATTTTAGGGAAAGAGAAAGTGCTGTTTAGGATTGATCGCACCTTAAACCAAATAAAAATCCGAAAGCAAAGTGGTAATTGA
- a CDS encoding Thioesterase superfamily protein: MDFPDTHHCFLCGNQNPMGFKLKFKEDNGDTVSEVSIPSQYQGFDGVVHGGIVATFLDEIMAQAVKKSGQKAMTGTLTVKYRKPCRTDEKIQIRGRIVEINGRIIKAQGEIIQDQEIVAEGEGIFVIPR, encoded by the coding sequence ATGGATTTTCCCGATACTCACCATTGTTTTCTCTGTGGTAATCAAAACCCAATGGGTTTTAAACTGAAATTTAAAGAAGATAATGGGGATACGGTTTCCGAAGTGTCAATTCCCTCCCAGTATCAAGGTTTTGATGGAGTGGTTCATGGAGGTATTGTGGCAACCTTTCTCGATGAAATAATGGCCCAGGCAGTAAAAAAATCCGGCCAAAAAGCCATGACCGGCACCCTAACTGTAAAGTATCGAAAACCCTGTCGTACTGATGAGAAAATCCAGATACGAGGTCGTATAGTAGAAATCAATGGTAGAATTATTAAAGCCCAGGGCGAGATAATCCAAGACCAAGAAATCGTTGCTGAAGGGGAAGGAATTTTTGTTATTCCGAGATAA